The following proteins are co-located in the Shouchella hunanensis genome:
- a CDS encoding peptidase G2 autoproteolytic cleavage domain-containing protein: protein MEKQMEQSFDQLSNTVAQIEDARVVYIDDFIPEGASEEDQTPYFEEALGDGNVKLILGPKRYFATVRLPNRTVLEGQGMELTTIQTPDTAANEEWTVSVKDKDNGGEYIVVKNLSLDGNRRRGAEPAGGSRSSCLTLHGVKYAWITNVFAYNSTLHGFDVTSTGLDYHYGGDGTVDSGPSQYVWIDSCKATDWVDDGFTTHHSEFITLSNCYAYDPSTRGNQNGIEIDDGSRHILLTNNYTSGCYGGIEIKAHDNSSAASNVHINGHISKEDARSYNFRHIGHHTGEDPDSTTAFHLTATNLVALHPNNKKGFQNNIDPRALVISAYTNVSITNFTAIGDESYDFRNGPVVAIQYKARNVTLNGVNISRFHRASDGVIVYGGSNRGNHISLNNINLYDAGDNNGIFVGSGHSHVTVNGVNAIHSRNGGKNAVESTTNSINISHVNASGYETAVISGGVRYTNPITVISGGARLASSTGEPTHDQSIILASTASPTAIQSKTMVAASSNSHAEGEGSVVVGSAGNSRARGPRSSIISSSAAIAGQPNGGFGSMVLASNLTSNPTSYSVVGGYGASGNSSSSNRKWELNSRNGTIRASGQITGSSTFTDFAEYFESVDGKPIETGMLVTLKEDKVQLANKDDIIIGVITETAGVVLGEASFHWKNRYLTNEFGGLILEPQRVRTYDVDEKGNTLPSYREESVLLPLENPMFDYNEPYVDRKERDEWNIVGMMGQVYVRVNEDVQIGDYLMAINGIGEPSEKGNVKVMKLTKAYNADCGYGIALCFIK from the coding sequence ATGGAAAAGCAAATGGAGCAATCTTTTGATCAATTAAGCAATACTGTCGCGCAAATTGAAGATGCACGGGTCGTTTACATTGATGATTTCATACCAGAGGGTGCAAGTGAAGAAGATCAAACGCCCTATTTTGAAGAGGCGCTAGGGGACGGAAACGTTAAATTGATTCTTGGTCCTAAACGATATTTTGCAACGGTTCGGCTCCCAAATCGAACCGTTTTAGAAGGTCAAGGTATGGAGCTCACCACTATACAGACACCCGATACAGCAGCGAACGAAGAATGGACCGTATCCGTAAAAGACAAAGATAATGGTGGAGAGTATATTGTTGTCAAAAATCTGAGCTTAGATGGAAATAGACGAAGAGGTGCAGAACCTGCTGGAGGAAGTCGTTCTAGTTGTTTAACGCTTCACGGAGTCAAATACGCTTGGATTACGAATGTTTTCGCGTATAATAGCACCCTACATGGATTTGATGTTACTTCGACAGGACTAGACTACCATTATGGTGGAGACGGGACGGTTGATAGTGGGCCATCACAATACGTATGGATCGATTCATGCAAAGCGACTGACTGGGTTGATGACGGCTTTACAACACACCACAGTGAATTCATTACTCTATCAAATTGTTATGCGTATGATCCTTCAACGAGAGGAAATCAAAATGGAATAGAGATTGACGATGGGAGCCGTCACATACTCCTGACGAATAATTATACTTCCGGTTGCTACGGTGGAATTGAAATAAAAGCACATGATAATTCTAGCGCTGCTAGCAATGTGCATATTAATGGACATATTTCAAAAGAAGATGCTCGAAGCTATAATTTTCGACACATCGGTCATCATACAGGGGAAGATCCAGATTCAACGACGGCTTTTCATTTAACGGCTACAAACCTTGTTGCTTTGCATCCTAATAATAAAAAAGGGTTTCAAAACAATATTGACCCTCGTGCACTTGTTATAAGTGCATATACGAACGTAAGCATTACAAATTTTACTGCAATTGGTGATGAATCGTATGATTTTCGAAATGGTCCTGTCGTTGCGATTCAGTATAAAGCTAGGAATGTCACTTTGAATGGTGTGAATATTAGTAGATTTCATCGTGCAAGTGATGGTGTCATTGTTTATGGGGGAAGCAACCGAGGAAACCATATTTCATTAAACAATATCAACCTTTACGACGCTGGTGATAACAATGGGATTTTCGTAGGAAGCGGACATAGTCATGTAACGGTTAATGGTGTTAATGCCATCCACTCAAGAAATGGTGGAAAGAATGCTGTTGAGTCAACAACAAATTCAATTAATATTAGTCATGTAAATGCAAGCGGGTATGAAACTGCTGTAATCAGCGGTGGCGTTCGATACACTAACCCAATTACGGTTATTTCAGGTGGCGCTAGGTTGGCATCTAGCACTGGAGAGCCAACACATGATCAATCGATTATACTTGCAAGTACAGCTTCACCTACAGCCATTCAATCCAAAACGATGGTGGCAGCTTCATCTAATTCACATGCAGAAGGCGAAGGCTCTGTTGTAGTAGGAAGTGCAGGTAATTCTAGAGCACGTGGTCCTCGAAGTAGCATAATAAGTTCAAGTGCAGCGATTGCAGGTCAGCCAAATGGAGGATTTGGTTCAATGGTGCTTGCGAGTAACCTAACAAGTAATCCCACTAGTTATTCAGTAGTAGGGGGATATGGTGCTTCAGGAAATTCAAGCAGCTCCAATCGTAAATGGGAGCTTAATAGTAGGAACGGAACGATTAGAGCTTCTGGACAAATTACAGGTTCAAGTACATTCACAGATTTTGCTGAGTACTTTGAAAGTGTAGATGGAAAGCCAATTGAAACGGGTATGTTAGTGACATTAAAAGAGGACAAAGTTCAACTAGCAAATAAGGATGACATTATTATTGGTGTTATTACGGAAACGGCGGGTGTTGTATTAGGTGAAGCATCATTCCACTGGAAGAACCGTTATTTAACAAACGAATTTGGTGGTTTAATACTTGAACCACAGCGTGTTCGCACATACGATGTAGACGAAAAAGGGAACACATTGCCAAGCTATCGCGAAGAGAGTGTTCTATTACCATTAGAGAACCCTATGTTTGATTACAATGAACCCTATGTAGACCGCAAAGAACGAGACGAATGGAATATTGTAGGCATGATGGGCCAAGTATATGTACGCGTAAATGAAGATGTACAAATAGGTGATTATTTAATGGCCATTAATGGAATAGGAGAACCTAGTGAAAAAGGGAATGTAAAAGTCATGAAGCTAACAAAGGCTTATAACGCTGACTGTGGTTATGGTATTGCGCTTTGTTTCATAAAATAA
- the perR gene encoding peroxide-responsive transcriptional repressor PerR, with translation MANHSLLEAIDALKSTRVRMTPQRHAILEFLYETKAHPTADEIYKALEGRFPNMSVATVYNNLRVFKEVGIVKELSYGDSSSRFDCVTSNHYHVICKNCGKIVDFHYPGLDEVETLAEHVTGFEIENHRMEIYGTCVTCKTAH, from the coding sequence ATGGCCAATCATAGCTTGTTAGAAGCAATTGATGCGCTTAAAAGCACTCGTGTGCGTATGACTCCGCAGCGTCATGCAATACTTGAATTCTTATATGAGACGAAAGCTCATCCAACCGCAGATGAAATTTATAAAGCTTTAGAAGGTCGCTTTCCTAACATGAGCGTTGCGACTGTTTATAATAATTTACGCGTTTTTAAGGAAGTCGGCATCGTGAAAGAGTTATCGTATGGTGATTCTTCAAGCCGTTTTGATTGCGTTACGTCAAATCATTATCATGTTATTTGTAAAAACTGTGGAAAGATTGTTGATTTTCACTATCCGGGTTTGGATGAAGTTGAAACGCTAGCTGAGCATGTAACTGGATTTGAGATTGAGAACCACAGAATGGAGATATACGGCACGTGTGTTACGTGTAAAACGGCACATTAA
- a CDS encoding tyrosine-type recombinase/integrase: MSSRRRNVLIGHQLDIVEQTLTSAVLSYDKALDLFIADAKRKALRDYTIVYYRRECNDFRGYLVQQEHDLFIHEITREIINSYVEDMQMVRKLKAATINTKLRSIRAFFGWLYKCKYIVSNPMERYPLMRERTGKVETFSLKQLKQLLNAPDKRTFTGQRDYTFLLLLLETGIRLNEAAGILVEDVKLSEGQIFIRNTKNHFHRYVPIQAKMKEQLRRYLKLRGSCETEHLFVTIDETQLKRGAMQKIVAHYGNKANIKGVRCSPHTMRHTFAKMCVMNGAGIFELQKILGHSTMEMVRVYVNLYSSEVNDKHKSFSPLNNL; encoded by the coding sequence TTGTCGTCTAGACGTAGAAACGTTTTAATTGGTCATCAGCTCGATATAGTCGAACAAACTTTAACCAGCGCGGTCTTATCGTACGACAAAGCACTCGATTTGTTTATTGCAGACGCGAAAAGGAAAGCTTTGCGTGATTACACGATTGTTTATTACCGAAGAGAGTGTAATGATTTCCGCGGGTATCTGGTTCAGCAAGAGCACGATCTATTTATACATGAGATTACGCGAGAAATTATAAATAGCTACGTTGAGGATATGCAGATGGTACGAAAATTAAAAGCCGCCACTATAAATACGAAGCTGAGGTCGATCAGGGCGTTCTTCGGGTGGCTTTATAAATGTAAGTATATCGTCAGTAATCCTATGGAGAGGTACCCGTTAATGCGCGAAAGAACAGGTAAGGTAGAGACTTTCTCTCTTAAACAATTAAAGCAATTGTTAAATGCGCCTGATAAGAGAACTTTTACGGGACAACGAGACTACACGTTCTTGCTATTACTATTAGAAACAGGGATACGTTTAAATGAAGCTGCTGGAATTTTAGTAGAGGATGTTAAATTAAGCGAAGGTCAAATTTTTATACGTAATACTAAGAATCACTTCCACAGGTATGTGCCTATTCAAGCGAAGATGAAAGAACAGTTAAGAAGATACTTAAAATTAAGAGGGTCGTGCGAGACTGAGCACTTGTTTGTAACTATTGATGAAACTCAGCTAAAAAGAGGGGCAATGCAAAAGATTGTAGCCCATTACGGAAATAAAGCAAATATAAAAGGTGTAAGGTGCTCTCCTCATACGATGCGCCATACATTCGCGAAAATGTGTGTTATGAATGGTGCTGGCATATTTGAGTTGCAAAAAATACTAGGACACTCAACTATGGAAATGGTTAGAGTCTACGTCAACTTGTATTCAAGCGAAGTAAATGATAAACATAAAAGTTTTTCACCACTAAATAACTTATAG
- a CDS encoding helix-turn-helix domain-containing protein, which produces MQLSAEQVAAIRRVFALSQRGFGESVGVSDAYICYVENGKKPLSSRVSAKVSEVYGIDAERMIEIMTIAKTFNLTKDVTG; this is translated from the coding sequence TTGCAATTATCTGCGGAGCAAGTCGCGGCTATACGTCGCGTATTCGCACTAAGTCAAAGAGGTTTTGGTGAATCTGTAGGCGTTTCCGACGCTTATATTTGCTATGTGGAAAATGGAAAGAAGCCGCTGAGTTCGCGAGTCTCTGCGAAAGTCTCGGAAGTCTACGGGATAGACGCGGAAAGAATGATCGAAATAATGACGATAGCTAAGACGTTTAATCTAACGAAAGATGTAACGGGCTAA
- a CDS encoding YgzB family protein, with translation MGLKYSNKINKIRTFALSLVFIGILIMYIGIFFRDYPVVMVIAMILGLLAVIGSTVVYFFIGMLSTRAVPVVCPSCEKPTKVLGRVDACMHCDQPLTMDRSLEGREFDEAYNEKKQTTN, from the coding sequence ATGGGCCTGAAATATTCAAACAAAATAAATAAGATTCGTACATTCGCTTTAAGTCTCGTTTTTATTGGCATCTTGATTATGTACATAGGCATATTCTTTCGAGACTATCCTGTTGTGATGGTTATCGCAATGATTCTTGGTTTACTTGCAGTGATTGGAAGTACAGTCGTTTACTTCTTTATTGGCATGTTATCTACAAGAGCTGTTCCAGTTGTTTGTCCTTCTTGCGAGAAACCAACAAAAGTCTTGGGTAGAGTCGATGCTTGTATGCATTGTGACCAACCATTAACGATGGACCGTTCTCTAGAGGGTCGTGAATTTGACGAAGCCTACAATGAAAAAAAACAAACTACAAATTAA
- a CDS encoding helix-turn-helix domain-containing protein, translated as MIINKLGEIMREKGYSNKQVVELTGVSRNTIKGFESNASKRIDYDTLDRLCVGLNLMPGDLLVHIPNKEE; from the coding sequence ATGATCATAAATAAACTCGGCGAAATTATGCGCGAAAAAGGTTATTCTAACAAGCAAGTTGTGGAACTAACCGGCGTAAGCCGAAATACAATTAAAGGATTTGAGTCTAACGCTTCAAAAAGAATTGATTACGATACTTTGGATCGGTTGTGCGTAGGTTTGAATCTAATGCCAGGAGATTTATTGGTACATATTCCAAATAAAGAAGAGTAG
- a CDS encoding cyclic-di-AMP receptor — MKLLVCIIEDFYADYVEKDLREKGYRMTELSSSGGFLKKGSTTFLFGVHETDVDQLQQSLKNACLEVEKRKQRKESKTHRYTSFLVPAANATPLLLQDQT, encoded by the coding sequence ATGAAATTGCTCGTGTGTATCATAGAAGACTTTTATGCGGACTATGTAGAAAAAGACCTTAGAGAGAAAGGGTACCGAATGACGGAACTCTCAAGCTCAGGTGGTTTCTTGAAAAAAGGAAGTACAACGTTCCTTTTTGGCGTACATGAAACCGATGTCGACCAACTACAACAATCACTAAAAAATGCGTGTTTAGAAGTGGAAAAACGGAAGCAACGAAAAGAGAGTAAAACCCATCGCTATACATCGTTTCTTGTACCAGCAGCTAATGCTACTCCGTTATTACTACAAGATCAAACGTAA